The region CCCGAGGACATTAGGTTGGGCAATACCATCAGAGCAAGTGGCTTGCTGACCTCGGACTGCTTCACACCTTGTTTTGAGCGACGGTCAAGTCGAGATATCATCACTCCAATCCGTTTTGGTCTTTGTAGTATTCGAAGACTGAGACTTTCTGGTTTGTACCTAGGTAGTTTGCTTTGAGTCATCCCCTATTGAGCTACTTCGGCGCAAGATCACCTGCACAAACAGAAGGGCGGATTTACAACACTTCTACCGCATATCAAGCCAACAAAAAACATCCAAGATGGCTTCAAcgtttcctccccctccggtCAACACCATCGACTGGTCCAATGTCGGCTTCAAAGTTAGAGAAGGTCCGTACCACCTActaccaaccaccacaggtTCCATTGACAACCCTTGTATTACTTACACACCTCGACAGTAAACGGCCACATTGAATCCCATTACTCGGTCAAGACAGGCCAATGGTCACCCCTCCAGTTCGTCACCGACCCCTACATCCGCCTCCACGGCATGGCCCCGGCCCTCAACTACGGCCAGCAAGCCTACGAAGGCCTCAAAGCCTTCCGCCTCCCGGGCAACAACAAGATCGCCATATTCCGCCCTGACCGCAACGCGGCCCGGCTCCAGCACTCGGCCGAGTTCATCTCTGTCCCTCCGGTCCCTGTCGACCTCTTTATCGCCGCAGTCAAGGCGGCTGTCGCTCTCAACGCCGAATTCGTGCCTCCCCACGAGACAGGCGCGGCGATGTACATTCGGCCGCAAGTCTATGGTTCTTCGGCCCAGTTGGGACTGACGCCGCCGGAGGAGTACATGTTTTGCGTTTATGTCTTGCCCACGGGGGTTTACCACGGGACTCACCCTGTCAGGGCGCTGATTATGGATGAGTTTGACCGGGCTGCCCCGAATGGGACGGGGAGCGCCAAGGTGGGGGGGAACTATGCTCCTGTGCTGCGGTGGAGTGATAAGGctcggggggaggggtatggCATCACGCTGCATTTGGACAGCAAGAGGcacgaggaggtggatgagtttTCTACGAGTGGGTTTATTGGggttttgagggaggggggcaaGGTGACGCTGGTGGTGCCGGATAGTAGGGCGGTGATTGACAGTGTTACTAGTCTGAGTGTGCAGGAGATTGGGAGGGAttttggttggggggtggagaagagggcgGTAGGTTCTTCATTGTGGTGAACACGAAGGCAGATGGCTAACGGCGATGGGTTGTGACAGATCAAGTATGACGAGCTGCCCAAGTTCTCAGAGGTGCTGGCTGCGGGCACGGCAGCTGCTCTTGTGCCCATCCGGTCGATCACCAAACGTGACAGCAACCGGCTTGCGGGACAGGCTCGCGTGTCTAGCAGCAATGGCGCGGAGACTGTTACGTACATTCCCGAGGGTATCGAGGAGCCAGGCGAGATCTGCACCAAGCTTCTCGAGCAACTTAAGGGTATCCAGCTCGGCAAGATCGAGGACAAGTTTGGCTGGCGGTTCGAGGTCACGGAGCAGGATGGCAAGAGCGTTGTCGGCGAGAGTGACTCGGGTGGCGCTGCGGATGCTGGTTCTGTGGACCAGCTTGACTAGGAAGTTTCGTTTTTTGGACCATGGGACTTGTGATCCGAGTGTTATCACTTGGACGATGGTGTAGTGTAGGAGGTATCCTGGGCCGCGGTGCATTACCCGAGGCTCACCATCTTTGATACCTTACGGAGGTTGTTGTCGGGATAAACAAAAACAGGGTTAAACAAGAGATGTCActaacaaaaaaaaagtcccGCACTTTTCTCGAGTTCAGACAAGTCCCCCGCTGTGAAACCTTTGCATATTCGATCTTTGCACTGCCACAATGTCGGCTCCAAAACCGCTCACTATCGTGACCTGCTTGTCCGGAGTGTGTTACAGGTCTTGGCGcatgggaaggaaggggacaTTACCGCGGGATTTGCATTCTGTAATGGCATTCCTTGGATGGTGGAAACGCATCTAGCGGGATGCTGTTTTGAGGATAGAGGAGGTGGGCTCAGTCAGGATCGACTCTGTTGTGGAACCCCTGGATGTGATGGTGGCACCATTGGGgatggaaggaggggggttgtttgcgAGCTGAGGGATATGGGGGAAGCATAGTTACTGCTCTGTTGCTGTATTTGCCCATGCCGTGAGATGGATGTTGGAGGTCAGAAAGAGGCCATGTCCAAGATTGCACTGGCGCTCTTTATTCCATGAATCTTTGATCATTACATTTCGAGTCACCACAGCGTTTTCTCCTAAAGACCACACTCGCGCTCGTTCAGTAACGCGCGCTCTTGCTGCTTGGTGATCTTGAATTTAACTCCCTCCCGCACTCTGCTGTCGACGGTCAAAACAAGAAACCCGAAGGAATCCAAGCCATCACCTGTCGTCTCTCCAAAAAGATCCCAGCCTCAATCCCCGACTTGGCACATACCCGGAACGCTGCCGCGGCGGGCGGCCTCCGGGAGTAAAAGAGACATGTGCCCCTGCCAACCCTTCCTGGGTCTTTGGAAACAAACCCGGAGGACTGGGTTGTCATTGAATGGTGCAAGGGTTCTGCTTGGCAATGAGGTTCTGGGCTTGGGTGGAGCGAGCCAGAAAGCTTAGGGCGTGCCAAGAGCGATGCCAAGGCCAGCTTGGCAACCGTGGGGTTTGGAACAAGACATGGAGTGGTGGAATTTTGATGTCTTCATCCGAAATGGATTGAagatgggaggggatgatgggttggtgaggtcattgagggagggggaagatgtGTGTTATCGGGTGAGTTTGAGGCTCTGAAGTGAAGTGTCGGTTGGAGTTGGGCCGTTTGCTGAGGGGCATGAGGATCTTATCAGACCATGTTGTCTTCACACCTCATTTTCTGGCTCTCAACTCATTCTGGGATGGTTGTGAGGTTGGActtttgggttttggtgaGTTAGACTGGGAGACGGTCGGCCTCTTACATTTCACTGTCTCTGATGGGCCAGTCCATGGACTTCGTGTTCGAAGTGGACGCCCTAACGGGGCACGGTGTTGATTCCCTACCTGAGGTACCTTACCTATCTTTCGTGGTCCTCAGCTCACAGACGACCGATACTTACACGGTCTCGTCCCCAAGCCTCAGCATCCCTATTCCTTGATTCCTTCGTGTCCTTGCCGTGTCGATCTCTAACCTGcttggtaggtaggtagcatCAACCACGCTTCCACCACTTAACCCGATGGCTGCCGCGGGGCATGCCGGCCAGGGATAGACCCCCGCGGCTGTAGACGGTGACGGGAAGGATGGAGCAGGGAGGTGCTCAATCAAGCGCGCATGCATGACTTTCACGAGCATGTAGCTCACCCTCATTGACACTGACCACTCACATGAGATATCGCTATCTGCCCTTAGAATGACTAGAGGATGGGACGTTGAGCTGGACCCAAGGACCCAGCGCCCTACCACAGAGCTCCCCAGAAGCTCGTGTGCTCGCGACCCCCATGACCCACACCACTGAACGTTGCGAGAAACGTGGTTTACCGATATCTCATTATGCAAATCTATCTCGCATCCTTATCTCATGGTTGTTTCGACTGCTGGACGAGAAGCTGAGTCTCGTCTTGAGACAAGCTGAACTATAAAGCCGACACAGCACGATCTGTCGGTTTTGTTCCGAGATATCATCCCTTTTCTTGACTTTCATGTTCATCATACCAAGTCTTGACTCCATTCCATGACCAGCAACGCAACAGTTCAACGTTCAACTGCCGAAGCCATAACCCTGACACCATGGCcgacacaccaccaccaccgataACATCGAAGGCCAATGACGACCCGCCTCCCCTAAACAATTTCCCGTCTGAATCCACGGCCCGCTCTACCGGTATCTCCTTTGGGCCAGACTTGCGAGGAGACATCGGACCTAGCCAGGCCGGCGGTATTTACAACACCAGGAGCATCACAAGGGTGTCTTTTGACAGACGAACCGCCGGTGACATCTCTCAGGAGAATGGTGGACCTTCCAACAGTAGCGATgatgtggaagagggggatgacTGGCGTGACAAGCATGGCAAAACGAAGC is a window of Podospora pseudopauciseta strain CBS 411.78 chromosome 1, whole genome shotgun sequence DNA encoding:
- a CDS encoding hypothetical protein (EggNog:ENOG503P0A5; COG:E); translated protein: MASTFPPPPVNTIDWSNVGFKVREVNGHIESHYSVKTGQWSPLQFVTDPYIRLHGMAPALNYGQQAYEGLKAFRLPGNNKIAIFRPDRNAARLQHSAEFISVPPVPVDLFIAAVKAAVALNAEFVPPHETGAAMYIRPQVYGSSAQLGLTPPEEYMFCVYVLPTGVYHGTHPVRALIMDEFDRAAPNGTGSAKVGGNYAPVLRWSDKARGEGYGITLHLDSKRHEEVDEFSTSGFIGVLREGGKVTLVVPDSRAVIDSVTSLSVQEIGRDFGWGVEKRAIKYDELPKFSEVLAAGTAAALVPIRSITKRDSNRLAGQARVSSSNGAETVTYIPEGIEEPGEICTKLLEQLKGIQLGKIEDKFGWRFEVTEQDGKSVVGESDSGGAADAGSVDQLD
- a CDS encoding hypothetical protein (EggNog:ENOG503NW81; COG:P), with translation MADTPPPPITSKANDDPPPLNNFPSESTARSTGISFGPDLRGDIGPSQAGGIYNTRSITRVSFDRRTAGDISQENGGPSNSSDDVEEGDDWRDKHGKTKQVFKGTTLLWLAYQSIGVIYGDIGTRYDRQTSRLLSGSNADPQG